One Acidimicrobiia bacterium DNA segment encodes these proteins:
- the leuD gene encoding 3-isopropylmalate dehydratase small subunit: MEPVHQVIGRGVPLDRADVDTDQIIPAEWLKRVERTGFGEGLFSAWRKSSDFVLNQARYQGATVLVAGPNFGCGSSREHAPWALEDYGFRAVIAPSFADIFRGNCLKIGLLPVALPQDAVTRLMRAVEDDPSVEIVVDVERRRVTAPAADVDEPFELDDFTQYRLLNGLDDIGLTMRHDDDIAAHEARRAEFLPTVDDSA; this comes from the coding sequence GTGGAACCCGTGCACCAGGTGATCGGGCGGGGCGTGCCGCTCGACCGGGCCGACGTCGACACCGACCAGATCATCCCGGCCGAGTGGCTGAAGCGCGTCGAGCGGACGGGCTTCGGCGAGGGCCTGTTCTCGGCGTGGCGCAAGAGCTCCGACTTCGTGCTCAACCAGGCGCGCTACCAGGGCGCGACCGTGCTCGTCGCGGGGCCGAACTTCGGGTGCGGCTCGTCCCGGGAGCACGCGCCGTGGGCGCTGGAGGACTACGGGTTCCGGGCGGTGATCGCGCCGAGCTTCGCCGACATCTTCCGGGGCAACTGCCTGAAGATCGGGCTGCTGCCGGTCGCGCTCCCGCAGGACGCCGTGACGCGGCTGATGCGCGCGGTCGAGGACGACCCGTCGGTGGAGATCGTCGTGGACGTCGAGCGTCGCCGCGTCACCGCGCCGGCCGCGGACGTCGACGAGCCGTTCGAGCTCGACGACTTCACGCAGTACCGGCTCCTGAACGGGCTCGACGACATCGGGCTGACGATGCGTCACGACGACGACATCGCCGCGCACGAGGCGCGCCGCGCCGAGTTCCTGCCGACGGTCGACGACAGCGCGTAA